In Polaribacter pacificus, the genomic window GAGCTGGTCTTAATCTTTTTAACATACCTGCGCTATCAACACATATAGTTTTAACAAATAAGCCAGCCTCTTCAATACTTGCATCTTCATTTTTAGCTTGCCAGTTTGCAATTGCAGACAATAACAATTTCTCTAAATTGATAGAAGCTTCTTTTGAGCTGAACTTTAAAATTTGTAGTGCTTTTTCTACTTCAACACCTCTTACTAAATCCGCAACTAAGCGCATTTTTCTTGGTGATGTAGGACAGTTAGTAAGCTTTGCGAAAGCAACTTGCTTTCTAGCCTCTTTTAACTGTTTTGCCATGTTTTGTTTACGAACTCCCATTTCCTACTATTTTTTTCCTTTATTTTTTGTCCCACCGTGTCCTCTAAATGAACGTGTTGGTGAAAATTCGCCTAATTTATGACCTACCATGTTTTCTGTTACGTATACAGGTACAAATTGGCGTCCGTTATGAACAGCAATTGTTTGTCCAACGAAATCAGGAGTAATCATAGTTGCTCTTGACCAAGTTTTGATGACAGATTTACTATCTGTCGCTACGTTAGCTAACACTTTTTTCTCTAACTTGTGAAATACGTAAGGTCCTTTCTTTAATGAACGTGCCATATCTTATTATTTTTTTCTACGTTCTAAAATATACTTATTACTAGCCTTAGTCTTAGATCTTGTCTTGAATCCTTTAGCAGGTATTCCATTTCTTGATCTAGGGTGTCCTCCTGATGATTTTCCTTCACCACCACCCATTGGGTGATCGACAGGGTTCATCACTACTGGTCTAGTTCTTGGTCTTCTTCCTAACCATCTGCTTCTACCTGCTTTACCAGATACTAGCAATTGGTGATCTGAATTTGATACAACTCCTATGGTTGCCATACAAGTTAACAAGATTAATCTTGTTTCTCCAGAAGGTAATTTAACGGTTGCGTACTTTCCGTCTCTTGCCATTAACTGTGCAAAAGAACC contains:
- the rplV gene encoding 50S ribosomal protein L22 encodes the protein MGVRKQNMAKQLKEARKQVAFAKLTNCPTSPRKMRLVADLVRGVEVEKALQILKFSSKEASINLEKLLLSAIANWQAKNEDASIEEAGLFVKTICVDSAGMLKRLRPAPQGRAHRIRKRSNHVTLELGSKNIESK
- the rpsS gene encoding 30S ribosomal protein S19 — translated: MARSLKKGPYVFHKLEKKVLANVATDSKSVIKTWSRATMITPDFVGQTIAVHNGRQFVPVYVTENMVGHKLGEFSPTRSFRGHGGTKNKGKK